A single genomic interval of Nostoc commune NIES-4072 harbors:
- the dcd gene encoding dCTP deaminase, which translates to MAQKGLISPFEPSLIRKVQKDESVAVQPVISYGLSSYGYDIRLSPAEFRIFRHIPGTVVDPKNFNPQNLEPTALHTDANGSYFILPAHSYGLGVALEKLEVPENITVICIGKSTYARCGIIANLTPAEAAWRGHLTLEFSNSSSADCRIYANEGVVQLLFLEGEPCAISYEARQGKYQDQLEIVTLPRI; encoded by the coding sequence ATGGCTCAAAAGGGTTTGATTTCGCCCTTTGAGCCAAGTTTAATCCGAAAAGTACAAAAAGATGAGTCTGTGGCGGTTCAACCTGTAATTAGCTACGGTTTGTCTTCTTATGGCTATGATATACGCCTTTCTCCGGCTGAGTTCCGCATTTTTCGCCACATTCCTGGAACTGTAGTTGATCCCAAAAACTTTAATCCCCAGAATCTGGAGCCAACAGCACTGCATACGGATGCTAATGGCAGTTACTTTATTTTACCTGCTCATTCCTATGGACTTGGGGTTGCTCTAGAAAAACTGGAGGTTCCTGAAAACATTACTGTAATTTGTATTGGAAAATCTACGTATGCACGTTGTGGCATAATAGCAAATCTAACGCCTGCTGAGGCTGCATGGCGAGGTCATCTTACCTTAGAGTTTTCCAATTCTTCCAGCGCTGACTGTCGCATTTACGCAAATGAAGGTGTAGTGCAATTGCTATTTTTAGAAGGTGAACCATGCGCTATCAGTTACGAAGCTCGTCAAGGTAAATATCAGGATCAACTAGAGATTGTAACCTTGCCTCGTATTTAG
- a CDS encoding P-loop NTPase family protein, producing the protein MVAQLETPSINSPLTLPYPVEGLVQVFTSSHRNFFTSVMAQALRIAGQGTPVLIVQFLKGGIRQGQDRPIQLGQNLDWIRCDLPRCIDTPHLDDSENQALQNLWQYTQQVVCKSKYSLVVLDELSLAINFGLIPETEVLAFLAKRPPHVDIILTGPEMPKSLLDVADQITEIRRSYRP; encoded by the coding sequence ATGGTTGCCCAGCTAGAAACTCCAAGTATAAATTCACCCCTTACCTTACCATATCCAGTGGAAGGACTAGTGCAAGTTTTCACTAGCTCCCATCGCAACTTTTTTACGAGCGTTATGGCCCAAGCACTGAGGATAGCTGGACAAGGAACGCCAGTATTAATAGTGCAGTTTCTCAAAGGGGGTATTCGTCAAGGACAGGATCGACCCATACAACTAGGACAAAATTTAGATTGGATTCGCTGTGATTTGCCTCGTTGTATTGATACACCACATTTAGACGATTCGGAAAATCAAGCCTTACAAAACCTGTGGCAGTATACACAGCAGGTAGTATGTAAGAGTAAGTATTCTCTCGTTGTCTTAGATGAGTTAAGTTTAGCGATTAACTTTGGTTTAATTCCTGAAACGGAAGTTTTAGCGTTTTTGGCAAAACGCCCTCCCCACGTCGATATCATTCTCACAGGCCCAGAGATGCCAAAATCTCTTCTCGATGTAGCAGATCAAATTACAGAAATCCGCCGGAGTTATCGACCTTAA
- the rph gene encoding ribonuclease PH — translation MAWQRPDGRLAYELRPISFHPNFTRFAPGSVLARCGDTQVLCTVSVNKGVPKFLEGTGKGWLTAEYRMLPSATQRRQERELLKLSGRTQEIQRLIGRSLRAAVDFEALGEHTLTVDADVLQADAGTRTTAITGSFVALAHAISKLLEEGVLERSPLCGQVAAVSVGLLEGEPFLDLDYIEDVAATVDFNVVMNQQLGIIEIQGTAEEGSFSRTQLNQLLDVAQKGIQELLIAQREAIADWESLFVIN, via the coding sequence ATGGCTTGGCAGCGTCCTGACGGTCGTCTTGCTTACGAACTACGTCCGATCAGCTTTCACCCCAATTTCACTCGCTTTGCTCCCGGTTCTGTTCTCGCAAGATGCGGTGATACTCAAGTCCTTTGTACTGTTAGCGTTAATAAGGGAGTTCCGAAGTTTCTCGAAGGAACTGGTAAAGGCTGGTTGACTGCTGAGTACCGAATGCTACCATCTGCTACCCAAAGACGCCAAGAAAGAGAATTATTAAAATTATCTGGACGGACACAAGAAATTCAACGTCTAATTGGCCGCAGTTTACGCGCAGCAGTAGATTTTGAGGCGTTGGGAGAACACACGCTGACTGTGGACGCTGATGTGCTGCAAGCAGATGCTGGAACTCGGACAACAGCGATTACAGGCTCCTTTGTGGCGTTGGCTCATGCGATTTCTAAATTGTTAGAAGAGGGGGTGTTGGAGCGATCGCCTCTGTGTGGACAGGTAGCAGCAGTTTCTGTAGGATTACTGGAGGGAGAGCCATTTTTGGATTTGGATTATATCGAAGATGTGGCTGCAACAGTAGATTTTAACGTGGTGATGAATCAACAGCTGGGAATTATTGAAATCCAGGGTACAGCCGAAGAAGGCAGTTTTAGCCGGACTCAGTTGAATCAACTGCTAGATGTCGCCCAAAAAGGAATTCAGGAATTGTTAATTGCTCAACGCGAAGCGATCGCTGACTGGGAATCACTGTTTGTGATTAATTAA
- a CDS encoding adenylate kinase family protein: MRLVILGGSGSGKSTQAQRLCRYFDIPMISTGEILREAISGDSLLPELQWSETDPRTSLSVYASLSELGYHALPYMQKGELVPDEMIVELIRIRLRQPDINCDWVLEGYPRTAFQAEELDFLLDNLEQKLDWAIYLQVPEAVMVSRSLGRSLPDDQPEIVQRRVELFYDRTIPILEYYDRRRCLLTINGDQSPDMVEQNILTLLSVP; encoded by the coding sequence GTGAGATTGGTGATTCTGGGAGGTTCAGGATCGGGTAAAAGTACTCAAGCACAAAGGCTTTGCAGATATTTTGATATTCCGATGATTTCCACAGGTGAGATTTTACGGGAAGCGATATCTGGCGATAGCCTGCTCCCGGAGTTGCAATGGTCGGAAACTGACCCCCGGACTTCTCTTTCGGTTTACGCTAGCCTGAGTGAACTAGGGTACCACGCCCTGCCCTACATGCAAAAAGGGGAATTGGTTCCAGATGAAATGATCGTTGAATTGATCCGAATTCGCCTCAGACAACCAGATATTAACTGTGATTGGGTGTTGGAAGGCTATCCTCGTACTGCTTTCCAAGCTGAAGAATTAGATTTTTTATTGGATAATTTAGAGCAAAAACTAGATTGGGCGATTTATCTCCAAGTCCCAGAAGCTGTTATGGTTAGCCGTTCCTTGGGGCGATCGCTACCAGATGACCAACCAGAAATCGTACAACGCCGTGTAGAATTATTTTACGATCGCACCATTCCAATACTTGAATATTACGACCGTCGTCGCTGCTTGTTGACCATCAACGGCGACCAGTCACCAGATATGGTGGAGCAAAATATTTTGACTCTGCTTTCAGTTCCTTAG